The DNA region GTAGATGGGCGGGCCGAGCAATCGGTGGGCCCTGCGGGTCATCACCAGCCTGCCCGTCCCTCTCGAGCCCCGCCGCTCATGACGCCGCTTGCAAGATCAGAGAGGAACGAAAAAACTGAACCAACAATCCTATCGGTGCTATCGCCTATTCAGCGACAAGGAGCTTGCGGCAACCGCAAGCAGGATCAACCCGCCCACTAGGACCTGACGCACATAGCTGTCCACACTCATCTGAGTGAGGCCATTGTCGAGCACCCCAAGGACAAGCACCCCCACCACGGTGGCGAGGATCCTCGGTTCGCCGTGGCGTGCCATGGTAGTTCCGAGAAAGACCGCGGCGATGGCGTTGAGCATGAGCCCGCTCCCCTGCACCGGATTCGCCGAAGCAACGCGGCTGGCGTACATAAGGCCACCGGCTGCCGCCGCGAGGCCGGTCAGGGCAAAGGCGGTCAGCCGCAGCCGCTTGACGGCAATTCCGCTCAAATGGGCGGCCTCCATATTGCCCCCGATGGCATAAAGCCGCCGACCCAGCGTCGTCTGCTCCAGCAGGATCCAAACCGCCAGCACGACCACAATGGCGATAATCGAGAGGTTGGGTAGGCTTATCGCCACCCCGCCCCACTCGCCAAGCGACACCCCGCCACGGGCAAAATTGCCGAACGCCTCGGGGATGGACCGACCCGAAATGGTCCTGCCACCGCTGACCACAAAAGCGATGCCGGAGAACATGGTCATGGTGGCTAGGGTCGCTATAAAGGGTAGGATACCGACCAGGCTGACCATGGCGCCGTTGAAAACGCCGCCGAGCAGGCCAATCGCCAGGGCCAGCAGCAGGGCGATCCAGACCGGCTGGTCGGCCGCCATGGCCAGAGCTGCCACGATGCCCGCCAGGCTCGCCATGGAGCCGACACTGAGATCGAAGTCGCCCATCACCATCACAATGGTCATGCCCGCAGCCACGACCATGAGCATGGACACCTGCTGGGTGATGTTCAGCCAGTTGCGCGCCGTGGGAAAGGTGTTCGGCAGCATGATCGAGAAAAAGACGATGATTGCTGCAAAGCCGACAAGCGTGCCGTAACGGCGGATGAAAACCTGCATGGTCAGGAGACCCCGATGGTTGAATTACGGCCGTAGCACAGATTGATGAGGGTCCCCTCCGCCAGACCTGCCGCCGCGGTGATCGTTGTAAAGCGGCCCTGCCGCATCACCCCGATGCGGTCGCTGAGCGCCAGAATTTCCGGCAAGTCCGAAGACACCAGAATGATTGCCGTCCCCCGGGCAGTGAGTTCTCTCAGCATGGAGTAGATATCGTACCTGGCCCCTATATCGACACCGCGCGTTGGCTCCTCGAGCAGGAGCAGTTTAGGAGATCCGGCCAAGGCCCGACCAAAGACGACTTTCTGCTGATTGCCGCCGCTCAGTTCCAGGACCGGCTGCCGCGGCCCCGACGCCTTGAGCCGAATGGCGCGGCCAATGTCATCGGCGAGACGCTGCTCCCGTCGTGGTGTCAGCCAGGTGCCCAGAACGCTGTGGCGCTTGAGATGGGCAAGGGTGATGTTTTCGTAGATGGGACGCGCCATCACCAATCCCTGGCCACGGCGTTCGCGTGGAACATAGGCAACCCCGGCCTGCCAGGCCGCGGCTGGGCGATGGGGACTGTAGGCTGCGCCGTCAACGGCCATGCGACCGCCACTGGGCCGAAGGTCACCAAGAAGCGTGCGGATCAGTTCGGTCTGACCCGACCCGGACAGTCCGGCGATGCCCAGGATCTCGCCTTTCCGGACAGCGAAATCGAGTGGGCCGATGTTCTCCGCCCGCAGTCCTTCGGCGCCGAAGGCCTGCTGACTTGCGGGAGGGGCGATCGGCTTGGGATAGGCTTCCGCCACCGTGCGACCGATCATCACGGCGACCAGGTCGTCATGGGTGATCTCGGCCATGCGTCCACTGTCGATGGAACGGCCATCCCGCAGCACCGTGGCCCGATCGCACAGAGCCATGATCTCGTCCAGCCGGTGGGACACATAGAGCACCGAGCTGCCGATGGCCCGGATTTCCCGCAAAACCCCGAACAGGCGTTCACTCTCGTCCCGCGTCAGCGCGGCCGTCGGCTCGTCCATCACATAAAGCCGGGCGTCCTCAAGCAGCGCGGCAGAGATGCGTACCAGCATCTGGTCGCCCAGCGACAACGCCCCCAAAGTTGTTTTAGGATCGATGTGATCGATGCCCAGCCGCTCCAATGCGCGTCCCGCCGCGGCATTGAGCTGGCGCCAGTCGACCAGAACACCCGCCCGCTGGGGATAGCGTCGCCCCATGAGGATGTTCTCGGCCACCGAGAGGGTCGAAACAACGTTGAACTCCTGGTGGATGAAGCGCAGGCCCAGGCGATAGGCGGTCTTGGTGCTATTGATGTGAACCGGCGAACCATCGACCGCAATCTGGGCAGTATCGGGGGTAACCACTCCGGCCAGAATCTTGATCAGGGTGGACTTGCCGGCGCCGTTCTCGCCCATCAGGGCGTGGATTTCACCCCGTGAAATGACCAGATCGGCGCCACGAAGCGCCGGCACACCCGCATAGGACTTGCTGACCCCGGTGGCGGAAAGAAGCGGAGTGGGAGGGACCATGATCGGCCCTTCCCTACTCTCTTGTCGTGCACAAGCGCAACTATTGGTTTGCGTTGGCGACGGTGATCAGCTTGGTGGGCACGTAAATCACCGATTGCCGGATTTCTTCACCGTCGAGGTAGCGGGCAACCGCGTCCGCCGTTGCGGTGCCGATCCCGGCAAAATCCTGGGCAACAGTCGCCTCGAAATTCCCGCCAGCCGCCACGGCCTCCCGGGCCTGGGGATTGGCGTCGATGCCGGTGATGACGATGCCTTCTCCTTCACGGCCTGCCGCCTCGATAGCCTGCAAGGCGCCGAGCGCCGGCTGGTCCCATGCAGCCCAGACGGCCTTGATGCTGCCGGGCTCGGGATTGGCGGCAAGGATCGCTTCCATCTTGGCGCGACTGTCGGCAATGCCGCCATCAGCAACGTCGGGCGTAACGCTGTCGAGAACGGTGATGTCGGGATAATTGCCAAAAACGGCATCGGCGACTACCCCGCGGACCTGCACCGGGGGGAAAGCATCAAAGACGAACATCACCACATTGCCCTCGCCATTGATGCGATTGGCAACGTAGGCTGAGGTCTCAGCGGCCATGGCATAGCCGTTGCTGGTGACATTGGTGACCAGCAACGGATCGGAACCGGCATCCATGCCGAACACCGGAATTTCATTATCGCGCGCGGTCTGCAGACCCGCCGTCACCTGCGAGGGATCCACATTGATGACGATGGCGTCGACATCCTGGACGACCAGGTCCTCGATGCGGGCAATAACGGCAGCCACATCACCGGCAGTGTCGATAACATTGACCTCCCACCCCTTTTCAGCCGCAACTTCCTCGAAAGCCTCAACGTAGAACTGAGTTCCGGGCTGGGCCATGTAGGGTGTGACAATCGCCACCCTCGACTGGGCATAGGCAGCACCGATCGGGAGCATGGTAACCCCGATGACCAGAGTCGAAACGACTAGTTTGATGTTGGCAGGCAAGGGAACACTCCTCATGAACTCCCGAGGGCAAGCCATGCGGGAGCAATTGTTTTCCTTTTTCTTCAAGGCACTATATGGCCGATCGGGAGATCGGCAAGTCATATCGAGGGGAAGCCTGGCGTGAATTTCACTTTGATCGGTATCGATGTGGGGACAACAGCCACCAAGGCGACCCTGATCGATGCACAGGGCCGAGAACTCGCCAGCTTCAGCCGTCCGCACGGTACCGATCGGTCCGGTCCGGGCAAGGCCGAGCAGTCCGCCGGCGTCTGGATGCAAAGCGTTCTGGCGGCACTGCAGCACTTTGCCGATCATGCCGACCTGTCGAACCTTGCCGGCATCGGGCTCACCTCGCAGGTCAACACCCATCTATTTGTCGACAGCGCAGGCGCACCTCTGCGCCCGGCCATTACCTGGCAGGACACCCGATCTGCAGCAGATGCAGCACACCTCGATCATGCGGTCACCGCCGAACAGAAGACCGCCTGGTTCGGCGGCCCTGTCCCCATTGATGCCAGCCATGCCCTGTCGCGCATGGCTTTCATGGCTCGCACCGAGCCCGAGAGATGGGCGAGAACTCGGCACGTGCTCTTGCCCAAGGACTTCTGTGCCTTTCAGCTGACCGGCGAGCTGGCTTCCGATCCGGTGTCGGCGACCGGGCTCGTCGATAGCAAGGGAAGTTACGTCAATGCCCTGCTCGAGCTCGTTCCCGGGGCCAGGCAACGCCTACCCCCGCTGTTCCCCTTCCATCATGCTGTGGGTCGCGTCAAAGCGGGGCTGCCGTGTGCGGGCACGCCCGTCATGGTGGGGGCAATGGACGCCTGGGCCGGCATGTTCGGGTGCGGAGTGATCGAGGAAGGGGACATGATGTACCAGTCCGGCACCAGCGAGGTTGCCGGGATCGTATCGTCCCAGGTCGTACCAACGCCGGGCGTGATCCTGTTTCCGCCTTATCAGGGCATTCGCATGCATGCCGCCCCGACGCAGGCCGGCGGTGCCTCGATAGCCTGGCTGTCCGCTCTCTTGGGACGGTCGCCGCAGGACCTTTCCCTTTTGGCTGAAAGGCTGAACCGCTCCGAGACGATCCCCTTCTTTCTGCCGCACCTGGCCGGCGAGCGGGCACCGGTCTGGGATGCGGCGTCGCGCGGCGTCTTTGCGCGGCTCGATGAGAGTGCGGGTCCGGGACATCTGGCCCATGCAGTGATGGAGGGCGTTGCGCACTCGGTTCGCTGGGCCTTCGCAGCACTCGAAAAATCGGCTGACCTGCCGCTGGGGAACGTACGGATCGGCGGCGGCGGCTCGCGATCCAACGTCTGGTGCCAGATACGCGCTGACGTATTGGGGACGGGAATGCAACGAGCTGCGGTGCCTGCTGCAGCTGCTCTGGGCGCGGCGATCATTGCCGGCGTGGGATGCGGTGCGTTTAGCTCACTTACCAATGCCGTTCGGCAACTGGTGCAGTATGACCGCGAGTTTCTACCAGATGCCGGCAGAATTGAGTACTACAAGGAGCGGCACGGACATTTCCTTGCTCTATATGAAAGCATAGCACCGTTCAATCAGCGCTTCTGAGTGTTAGTTTTGCTGCCGTCGCTCGCCGTCGGGAGTTCGGTGCTGTTCACGGCTCAATTGAGCTGCGTTCGGAACTTGGAGCGGGTCTGGAGGCCCCGCTATCAGGGTACGGCAAGCGCAACCAGATGCCCGCAGGCTGCGCTTGCGCGTGCTGGTGTTAGTCCTGCTTGGCGTTTTGAACGTAGCCGTGCCCGGGTATGCAGTCCTCAACGGGCTCATTGACTCCAAGGTCATGCAGTTGGGTACTCTCTTCGCCGAGAAACAGGTGCTCCATGCCCCCTTCCGCGGTCTTGAGAAGCTGATGCGACGTGGCTCGGCGGAGACGTTTGGGAACAGGCCGGTGCCGTCATTCCTGCGCTGCTCATGCTGCTCACACCGATAGCATTATCGCAGCGACTCTCTATCGTGCTCTGTGGCAACAGAGTCCGTTAAACCACGAATAGCT from Devosia sp. RR2S18 includes:
- a CDS encoding ABC transporter permease gives rise to the protein MQVFIRRYGTLVGFAAIIVFFSIMLPNTFPTARNWLNITQQVSMLMVVAAGMTIVMVMGDFDLSVGSMASLAGIVAALAMAADQPVWIALLLALAIGLLGGVFNGAMVSLVGILPFIATLATMTMFSGIAFVVSGGRTISGRSIPEAFGNFARGGVSLGEWGGVAISLPNLSIIAIVVVLAVWILLEQTTLGRRLYAIGGNMEAAHLSGIAVKRLRLTAFALTGLAAAAGGLMYASRVASANPVQGSGLMLNAIAAVFLGTTMARHGEPRILATVVGVLVLGVLDNGLTQMSVDSYVRQVLVGGLILLAVAASSLSLNRR
- a CDS encoding substrate-binding domain-containing protein; translated protein: MPANIKLVVSTLVIGVTMLPIGAAYAQSRVAIVTPYMAQPGTQFYVEAFEEVAAEKGWEVNVIDTAGDVAAVIARIEDLVVQDVDAIVINVDPSQVTAGLQTARDNEIPVFGMDAGSDPLLVTNVTSNGYAMAAETSAYVANRINGEGNVVMFVFDAFPPVQVRGVVADAVFGNYPDITVLDSVTPDVADGGIADSRAKMEAILAANPEPGSIKAVWAAWDQPALGALQAIEAAGREGEGIVITGIDANPQAREAVAAGGNFEATVAQDFAGIGTATADAVARYLDGEEIRQSVIYVPTKLITVANANQ
- a CDS encoding xylulokinase, which translates into the protein MNFTLIGIDVGTTATKATLIDAQGRELASFSRPHGTDRSGPGKAEQSAGVWMQSVLAALQHFADHADLSNLAGIGLTSQVNTHLFVDSAGAPLRPAITWQDTRSAADAAHLDHAVTAEQKTAWFGGPVPIDASHALSRMAFMARTEPERWARTRHVLLPKDFCAFQLTGELASDPVSATGLVDSKGSYVNALLELVPGARQRLPPLFPFHHAVGRVKAGLPCAGTPVMVGAMDAWAGMFGCGVIEEGDMMYQSGTSEVAGIVSSQVVPTPGVILFPPYQGIRMHAAPTQAGGASIAWLSALLGRSPQDLSLLAERLNRSETIPFFLPHLAGERAPVWDAASRGVFARLDESAGPGHLAHAVMEGVAHSVRWAFAALEKSADLPLGNVRIGGGGSRSNVWCQIRADVLGTGMQRAAVPAAAALGAAIIAGVGCGAFSSLTNAVRQLVQYDREFLPDAGRIEYYKERHGHFLALYESIAPFNQRF
- a CDS encoding sugar ABC transporter ATP-binding protein, producing the protein MVPPTPLLSATGVSKSYAGVPALRGADLVISRGEIHALMGENGAGKSTLIKILAGVVTPDTAQIAVDGSPVHINSTKTAYRLGLRFIHQEFNVVSTLSVAENILMGRRYPQRAGVLVDWRQLNAAAGRALERLGIDHIDPKTTLGALSLGDQMLVRISAALLEDARLYVMDEPTAALTRDESERLFGVLREIRAIGSSVLYVSHRLDEIMALCDRATVLRDGRSIDSGRMAEITHDDLVAVMIGRTVAEAYPKPIAPPASQQAFGAEGLRAENIGPLDFAVRKGEILGIAGLSGSGQTELIRTLLGDLRPSGGRMAVDGAAYSPHRPAAAWQAGVAYVPRERRGQGLVMARPIYENITLAHLKRHSVLGTWLTPRREQRLADDIGRAIRLKASGPRQPVLELSGGNQQKVVFGRALAGSPKLLLLEEPTRGVDIGARYDIYSMLRELTARGTAIILVSSDLPEILALSDRIGVMRQGRFTTITAAAGLAEGTLINLCYGRNSTIGVS